Part of the Rhodohalobacter sp. 614A genome is shown below.
GGAATAGCGGCTTCAAAAACCCACTTGTCTTCATAATTGGTAACTTTGGAAATCCACTTGTTGTCCCAACTGAGGTTCATACTTCCTCCGTTGTACATCATGCCGTCCCATTCCGCTCCACCTGCATTTGCGCCGAATGAAAATCCATTTGTTTTATCATCAAATGTATCCATCGCCAGGAGAAAGTTGTCATTCCTCGAAAAGTTAAAATCCCTTCTGAGCGATTCTACAACATTCGGGGGATTGTCCCCGGCCCTGTAATTCTCAACGAGAATGTAGAGATGTTCATCATCGTAAGTCATGCGGACATCCGTACGAAGCTCTGCATAACTGGTATCCATTGGGGTAATCATGTAGAAATTGGAAGCAATCTCCGCATCATCCCATGCCTGTTCACTAATGGCTCCATCAATGCGGATTGCAGATGATGCTTTTTTTATATGAAGCTGATAACCTTCATTGATTTTCTGGGCGTGCAACGGTCCAATCAAACAAAAAAGTAAAAACGTAGCCAGAATTGATTTTGAAATATTCACCCTGCAGACGATAACGTAATTATGGAAAACTCATTCAACAATACTCACTCTTTGTAATGTACTCTTGTAATTGAATGAAATCCAATACATTTAAATACGATGCGAAAATATTGGTTGAAAGTTCAATATTGATTGTGGATATACCACAATATTTTTTCCATCTCTTCCTTTACCACCGATGAAGATGTGACGTAATGATTATTCATAAAGCTGAACAGAAGTTTCCGTCCACTTTTCGTTACAACAAATCCCGACAGACAGTGATTGTTTCTCAACGTTCCGGTTTTGGCAAATACGTATGGTTTACCGCCATTCCGGTGCCCATACCAACTGCTGATGGTGCCCGATTCACCGCCGGTCGGAAACAGTTCAAACATTTTTTCATCACTTGAAAACTCATCGTCAATTTTTTTGAGTAAATGAATGATCGATCTTGGAGTAAACATGTTATACCGCGACAAACCGGAACCATCAACCCATTGAGGTTCGTCCGGAAAATCCTCCATGAATTCAGATTTCACAAACTCAATTACCGTTTCTGAGTTTAACGGTTGTCCCCGTTCAGAGGCAATCATTAACAATAATTGTTCCGCAATAAAATTGTCGCTTGGCTGCAGCATTCTTTTGTAAGCCGTATCGGAAGAGACGCTATACAAAACTTCAGTGTTGGCCGGCTTTATCATATCAATATATTTTACGGGCTTTCCGAGAGTATCCGCCAGCATTTCAGTTACCAATTCCGGTGTGTAATGAAACGGTTTGAGGATATTGTACGAAGTTGTATCAGCATACGAAGCATATTCAAATTGATTTCCGGCCCGATCCCTGATTAAACTCATTTGGCCTTGATTCTCCTGTTCTTCTACCCTCTCCTGGAATACTTTTGGGGTGATTTGATACTCGCCATTTTTTGTTTTGATACGATGGATCTCAATCTCCTCAACCGTAAATTCTACCATATTTCCATACATCGGGAAGGGTGATTTTTCAGCAGAATAATAAGAGTTGTAATCATCCCAGGACCAACCCGGGCCAAGATTTTCATCATTATAATGAGAATCGGAATAGTAGAGGTTTTCGGAGCGGTTTTTTAGAAAATTGTATACCTGATCCGAGCCATATTCCGAATGCAAAAAAGAGGGGTCACCCGTACCCCAGAAAATCAGAGAATCTCCCTGCATTATATATTCCAACGCTCTGAGATTATCCGGCAGCGTTTTCAATCCTGCATAAAATGTAAACAGTTTGGTGTTGGAGGCCGGCGTGAAATATTTATCGTCATTGAGTGCGTAAATCGTTGAGTCAGCAGCGGGATCGTAAAGAGCAAAACCCGTCACATTTGAATTGAACACTTGTGAACTGTCGAACATCATTTCCAGCGGAGAAAGTTGTTGAGGTTTTGAATCTGAGAACTGTTCAGTTGATCGACAGGCTGTTTGAATAAGAACAACAGCAATAAGAAGAGACAACAATTTTGGAGTAAATAGTTTCATCAAAAAAGTAATTGATTCTCGAAAAGTTTACGTAGAGATAAGCAAATAGATCTGAATTTAAAACTTTTCTTTCGTGATGAATTGGTTCTGATTCTGAGAAGAGAGCAATCTTTCGAAATTCACAGATTTTATTAACTTGAAAGAACAGGACTTTGATTTCAGCTACGGTATTTCAGAATCTACCATCCATGAGTCCTCAACCTAACTCCAGAGCTAAATAACAGAATACTATGATCCATAAACTTTCACCTTTTTTGGGAGTATTGCTTGCCTTTTTATGTATGAATGAAGCATCTGCACAACTTCAGGGGACTGATATTTTAAATGAACCAACCGATATTGCCTCCGACTTTGCAGATTTCACGAATACCTATTACCTGGCAGAAGAACTCGCTTCCTTCGACCCAGAAACTGCAAACGGAACCATCAAATATAACCGGTATGAATACAGTACAAGAATGGCATTTAATAATATGCTTGCACGGCTTGTTCCTGTTGAAGCGAATGAATTCCCGGGAACAGAATATGCTGCAAGTCCCGAACTTCCGTTTTCTCTCCAGTTTGTTTCATCAAGAACCATTCGATTGAAAGCGACATCAGGACCACAATTTGCAAACCATGAATCGCTGATGCTGGTCAATGGAGAAGCACCTGATGCCCGGGATGATTGGGAATACTCAGCTGTAGAAGGCGGACATCAGTATAAAAGTGAACACGGCAAAGTGGTAATAACTGAAAATCCCTGGCATGTCTATCTGTATGATGAAGAGGGAAAGTTACTGACGAGTACTGTACACATGTCGGATGTGACCAATACGTTTACCCCTGTTTTGCCTTTTTCTTATGTCCGCAGAGCCAGTGATTATTCACGAAGTATGGCGGCTGTGATGTCTCTTCAGCCCGGTGAGAAAATTTATGGTTTTGGTGAATCATTCACTCAATTCGACAAACGCGGAGAAAAAGTGGTTCTTTGGGTAGATGACGCCAACGGTACGCAAAATGAAACGATGTATAAACCCGTTCCTTTCTACATGAGCAATCGCGGATATGGGGTTTTTATGCATCACTCCACTCCCATTAGCGTTGATGTTGGCAAATATTATAATGCCGTCAACTCAATGATGATCGGCGATGATGAGGCGGACCTGTTTTTCTTCCTTGGCGAACCAAAAGATATTTTGGATGAATACACAGAATTAACCGGAAAAGCATCCATGCCGCCGCTTTGGTCATTCGGATTCTGGATGAGCCGGATTACCTATTTCTCTGAAGAAGACGGACGCCAGGTCATCAACCAGTTACGAGATCTTGAAATCCCCGCCGATGTCCTTCATTTTGACACT
Proteins encoded:
- the dacB gene encoding D-alanyl-D-alanine carboxypeptidase/D-alanyl-D-alanine endopeptidase; amino-acid sequence: MKLFTPKLLSLLIAVVLIQTACRSTEQFSDSKPQQLSPLEMMFDSSQVFNSNVTGFALYDPAADSTIYALNDDKYFTPASNTKLFTFYAGLKTLPDNLRALEYIMQGDSLIFWGTGDPSFLHSEYGSDQVYNFLKNRSENLYYSDSHYNDENLGPGWSWDDYNSYYSAEKSPFPMYGNMVEFTVEEIEIHRIKTKNGEYQITPKVFQERVEEQENQGQMSLIRDRAGNQFEYASYADTTSYNILKPFHYTPELVTEMLADTLGKPVKYIDMIKPANTEVLYSVSSDTAYKRMLQPSDNFIAEQLLLMIASERGQPLNSETVIEFVKSEFMEDFPDEPQWVDGSGLSRYNMFTPRSIIHLLKKIDDEFSSDEKMFELFPTGGESGTISSWYGHRNGGKPYVFAKTGTLRNNHCLSGFVVTKSGRKLLFSFMNNHYVTSSSVVKEEMEKILWYIHNQY